A genomic region of Dermacentor andersoni chromosome 9, qqDerAnde1_hic_scaffold, whole genome shotgun sequence contains the following coding sequences:
- the LOC129384007 gene encoding uncharacterized protein, producing MNSAGHNTYFKDPPTNVAEDNYGTGCHDAEHLAVGPVQVARPRGTLLRSARKARPRPAGTATTEEYGKPGGSNDWSSVLYGGPTKGSAGDIPLLVRSLDPTRTVRDLHPERVMRELRTESGVAPGSYCYVRLTRGGLLAVGARTAEAAVRSQRVCWLDGTPVEVTVALWHGRNVGKIRHVPAWMDDADMRESLYASAGVVSVRRLVAYGAPAADGRRRDVPQTSVVLVFRPELPRVPVSVTLCGVEYAVEPYALPPTQCMRCQRLGHQVAACPALEARCKVCAGPHDYRRCDSRGRRLKCANCRGPHAATFAMCPTKRRYYASGAAQPSQQKPQEHGGRTLTSRRLRVRNEYGQLRRRTFKDQSEAGFGGSQTSLGNGARRGAASTHPVGEPRSFPQGSKSVRGHWCSQ from the exons ATGAACTCCGCAGGGCACAACACATATTTCAAGGACCCACCCACGAACGTCGCCGAAGACAATTATGGCACAGGTTGCCACGACGCCGAACACCTTGCTGTGGGACCGGTTCAAGTGGCGAGGCCGAGGGGCACACTTCTTCGGTCAGCGCGAAAAGCCAGACCAAGGCCAGCAGGCACAGCAACGACAGAAGAGTACGGGAAGCCGGGCGGCAGCAACGACTGGTCTTCCGTGTTGTACGGCGGGCCGACGAAAGGCTCCGCGGGTGACATTCCTCTCCTGGTTCGCAGTCTCGACCCGACCAGGACGGTTCGCGACCTTCACCCGGAACGCGTGATGCGCGAGCTCCGGACCGAGTCCGGCGTGGCTCCCGGTAGCTACTGCTACGTGCGGCTGACGCGAGGCGGCCTCTTGGCCGTGGGCGCTCGCACCGCGGAGGCGGCCGTCCGATCTCAGCGCGTCTGCTGGCTCGACGGCACGCCGGTGGAAGTGACCGTGGCGCTGTGGCACGGCCGCAATGTCGGCAAGATCCGGCACGTGCCCGCGTGGATGGACGACGCGGACATGCGCGAGAGCCTGTACGCGTCCGCGGGCGTGGTGTCGGTGCGCAGGCTCGTCGCCTACGGGGCCCCGGCGGCCGACGGTCGACGCCGCGACGTGCCCCAGACCAGCGTGGTGCTGGTGTTCCGGCCCGAGCTGCCCCGCGTACCGGTCAGCGTGACGCTGTGCGGCGTCGAGTACGCCGTCGAGCCGTACGCCCTGCCGCCGACGCAGTGCATGCGCTGCCAGCGCTTGGGACACCAGGTGGCCGCGTGCCCCGCGCTGGAGGCACGCTGCAAGGTGTGCGCGGGGCCGCACGACTACCGACGCTGCGACTCCCGCGGCCGTCggctgaagtgcgccaactgccGGGGTCCGCACGCCGCCACGTTCGCCATGTGCCCGACCAAGAGGCGATACTACGCCTCCGGCGCCGCGCAGCCGAGCCAACAGAAGCCGCAG GAACATGGCGGCAGGACCCTGACATCCAGAAGGCTGCGAGTGCGCAACGAATACGGACAGCTGCGCCGCCGCACCTTCAAAGACCAATCCGAAGCAGGCTTCGGTGGCAGCCAAACCTCCCTCGGCAATGGAGCAAGACGCGGAGCGGCATCCACTCATCCGGTCGGTGAGCCTCGTAGCTTTCCACAAGGATCAAAATCTGTACGAGGTCACTGGTGTTCGCAGTAG